A DNA window from Bacteroidia bacterium contains the following coding sequences:
- a CDS encoding tetratricopeptide repeat protein: MKRYLLFSFFMFCLSGVSRAGVSLDSLEKIAAGNRQDTAMANTLNALGQEYYRSGDERGEAIYRRALKMAMDLGYIPAQIQSCKGLGNILSNQGQYQEAIEFYTKGIQQAAMIHDSLQYSTIMNNLGLIYFDKGDYSRAMDYYLKVLAIAERHEYTSVLGLCTGNISLVYFRQKNYTRAMEYGHRSVAYRLKTNNPLVLPNAYNNLGIIYEETGEWEKAIQEYRRALAIARQIGSETKSGAYMDNLANVFLKMKELDSANHYNQKAYELRLKYGDSLGVANSLINRAAIFIEQKRLKEAEVELQKSLVLCKSVGLLMQERECYNSLAGLYSLTGRYQLANEMLLKYMVLNDSIQGTEVSTRIAQMESVMELEKKENENILLKNEASLKDAQIAQERTFRYFLFGVVGLALVLIGLGWMAYRNKREHNRILSDKNVLIEGQKKEITDSINYARRIQAAILPEEKELKKVFPECFIMYQPKDIVSGDFYFWESSADGFYLACADCTGHGVPGALMSMVGKEKLAAAIGQSNQTGEILSRLNRLVKTTLRQDAGEDSSRDGMDIALLRWENGNLQYSGANRPLWYCRNGIITEVKPTKAAIGGFTADDQPFETHTLTPEKGDMIYLFTDGYADQFGGKDSKKFTTKQFRELLLRFSDLPADEQKKCLQNTFSEWKRNLEQIDDVLVIGLKI; this comes from the coding sequence ATGAAGCGGTATCTCCTTTTTTCATTCTTTATGTTCTGCCTGTCGGGCGTTTCACGGGCGGGTGTATCATTGGATTCTCTGGAGAAAATAGCCGCGGGAAACAGGCAGGATACAGCGATGGCAAATACGCTCAATGCACTGGGACAGGAGTACTACCGTTCCGGGGATGAGCGGGGGGAAGCGATCTACCGCAGAGCCCTGAAAATGGCTATGGATCTGGGATATATTCCGGCACAGATACAATCCTGCAAGGGCCTGGGAAACATTTTGTCGAATCAGGGTCAGTACCAGGAAGCCATTGAATTTTATACGAAAGGAATTCAGCAGGCGGCAATGATCCATGATTCGCTTCAGTATTCCACGATCATGAATAATCTGGGACTGATTTATTTTGACAAAGGCGATTATTCCCGTGCGATGGATTATTATCTGAAAGTACTGGCCATTGCAGAACGTCATGAATATACCAGTGTACTGGGCTTATGTACCGGGAACATATCGCTGGTGTACTTCCGTCAGAAAAATTATACCCGGGCTATGGAATACGGGCACCGTTCGGTTGCGTACCGCCTGAAGACCAACAATCCGCTGGTGCTTCCCAATGCCTACAACAACCTGGGTATCATTTATGAGGAAACAGGGGAGTGGGAGAAAGCCATTCAGGAATATAGGAGGGCGCTGGCCATTGCCCGGCAGATAGGTTCAGAAACAAAATCAGGCGCCTACATGGATAACCTGGCCAATGTTTTTTTAAAAATGAAAGAACTGGATTCGGCCAACCATTACAATCAAAAGGCGTACGAGCTGCGATTAAAATACGGCGACAGCCTTGGCGTGGCTAATTCGCTGATCAACCGGGCGGCCATTTTCATTGAGCAAAAGCGGCTTAAGGAAGCGGAGGTGGAACTGCAGAAATCGCTGGTTCTGTGCAAAAGTGTTGGTTTGCTGATGCAGGAAAGAGAATGTTATAATTCACTCGCCGGATTGTATTCACTGACCGGAAGGTATCAGCTGGCCAATGAAATGCTGCTCAAGTACATGGTGCTCAACGACAGTATCCAGGGTACAGAGGTTTCTACTCGTATTGCGCAGATGGAATCTGTGATGGAGCTGGAAAAAAAGGAAAACGAAAATATTCTGCTTAAAAACGAAGCTTCGCTGAAGGACGCACAGATCGCGCAGGAGCGCACTTTCCGTTATTTCCTATTCGGTGTTGTCGGTCTCGCACTGGTGCTGATTGGTCTGGGTTGGATGGCTTACAGGAACAAGCGGGAACACAATAGGATACTGTCCGACAAAAATGTACTCATAGAAGGCCAAAAGAAAGAAATAACAGATAGTATTAATTATGCCCGGAGAATTCAGGCGGCGATTCTGCCGGAGGAGAAAGAACTGAAAAAAGTGTTTCCTGAATGTTTTATTATGTATCAGCCCAAGGACATCGTGAGCGGGGATTTTTACTTTTGGGAGAGTTCGGCCGACGGATTTTACCTCGCCTGTGCTGATTGCACAGGACACGGAGTACCGGGAGCACTGATGAGCATGGTTGGGAAAGAAAAGCTGGCGGCTGCCATAGGACAAAGTAACCAAACAGGAGAAATCTTATCCCGCCTTAACCGGCTGGTAAAAACAACCCTCCGGCAGGACGCAGGCGAGGATTCGAGCCGCGACGGAATGGACATCGCACTTTTGAGGTGGGAAAACGGAAATTTACAGTACAGCGGGGCCAACCGTCCGCTCTGGTACTGCAGGAACGGAATCATAACGGAGGTTAAACCCACCAAGGCGGCCATTGGCGGATTTACCGCAGACGATCAACCATTCGAAACCCATACGCTTACTCCGGAGAAAGGCGATATGATCTATCTCTTCACAGACGGTTATGCGGATCAGTTCGGTGGGAAGGACTCCAAAAAATTCACTACGAAACAATTCCGGGAACTTTTGCTCAGGTTTTCGGACCTGCCGGCCGATGAGCAGAAAAAATGCCTGCAAAATACTTTCTCAGAATGGAAGCGCAACCTGGAGCAGATTGACGATGTACTGGTTATCGGACTGAAAATATAA
- a CDS encoding class I SAM-dependent methyltransferase has product MLLLTPQHFADYELLDCGHFLKLERFGGFVTIRPEPQALWDTGLTMQEWEKGAHVKFIPKSSSSGEWKKLKSMPDRWQISYGEGSRQMQLRLGLTSFKHVGVFPEQAVNWDYIYEAVRALRTDKPRFLNLFAYTGAASLAACAAGADVTHVDSVKQVVTWANENMKLSGLDTIRWVVEDALKFVKREVKRGNTYHGIILDPPAYGHGPDGEKWKLEENLSEMIRSVLQLLDRGEHFLILNAYSLGLSALVTENLLRKYAGKNLETGELYLQAKTGSKLPLGIFGRFTQSR; this is encoded by the coding sequence GTGCTTTTACTCACCCCTCAGCATTTTGCTGATTATGAGCTGCTGGATTGCGGCCATTTCCTCAAATTAGAACGTTTTGGAGGGTTTGTTACCATCCGACCGGAACCGCAGGCGCTTTGGGATACAGGATTAACGATGCAGGAATGGGAAAAAGGGGCCCATGTGAAGTTCATCCCCAAATCTTCTTCTTCCGGTGAGTGGAAGAAACTGAAAAGCATGCCCGACCGGTGGCAGATTTCCTATGGTGAGGGCAGCCGCCAGATGCAATTACGTCTTGGACTTACCTCTTTCAAACATGTAGGAGTTTTTCCGGAGCAGGCCGTGAACTGGGATTATATTTACGAAGCGGTACGGGCACTGCGTACAGATAAGCCGCGCTTTCTCAATCTTTTCGCTTATACAGGTGCTGCATCACTGGCGGCCTGCGCGGCAGGTGCTGATGTAACACATGTGGACTCTGTTAAACAAGTGGTAACATGGGCCAATGAGAACATGAAACTTTCAGGACTCGATACCATACGGTGGGTGGTGGAAGATGCCCTGAAATTTGTAAAGAGAGAGGTGAAGCGTGGCAATACCTATCACGGGATTATACTGGATCCTCCTGCTTACGGACATGGTCCGGATGGGGAAAAGTGGAAACTGGAAGAAAATCTCAGCGAGATGATACGTTCCGTTCTGCAGTTACTCGACCGCGGAGAGCATTTCCTGATTCTGAACGCTTATTCGCTCGGGCTTTCTGCTTTAGTTACCGAAAACCTCCTTCGGAAATATGCAGGGAAGAATCTTGAAACGGGAGAGCTTTATCTGCAGGCGAAGACAGGAAGCAAACTCCCCCTCGGAATTTTCGGAAGATTCACGCAGAGCCGATGA
- a CDS encoding glutamate--tRNA ligase, with protein MSDENRRVRVRFAPSPTGPLHMGGVRTALYNYLFAKKHQGDFLLRIEDTDQERFVPGAEAYIIESLTWCGISPNEGVGFGNGPHAPYRQSERKEKGIYREYAMQLVHNGHAYYAFDTKEELEEMRQRMEAAKMPSSYNAVTRQNMKNSLTLSEDEVKKRLESGSPYVIRIKIPRNEEVRVQDLIRGWVVVHSGQLDDKVLFKSDGMPTYHLANVVDDYLMKITHVIRGEEWLPSAPLHVLLYKYLGWETVMPQFAHLPLLLRPDGNGKLSKRDGDRLGFPVFPIDWKDPVTGEMSSGYREKGYFPEAFINMLALLGWHPSGNQELFSLEELCRDFSLERVSKAGAKFDAEKTKWFNQQYLRRHSTAALASSWKKILDQKNVIASAGYIESVVKLILEKACFVEEFWSLGSFFFEEPASWDSEVVKKRLNDKSKEFLRRFAGTLSALGDFSAPSIEQCFKKTCEENSVKTGEVMQLFRVSLSGMAGGPALFEMTSLLGKEKVLLRIRHFLEKN; from the coding sequence ATGAGCGACGAAAACCGTAGAGTCAGAGTACGATTTGCCCCTTCTCCCACGGGTCCGCTTCATATGGGCGGAGTGCGAACCGCCCTGTATAATTACCTTTTCGCTAAAAAGCACCAGGGCGACTTCTTACTTCGTATTGAAGATACGGACCAGGAACGTTTTGTTCCCGGAGCTGAGGCCTATATCATAGAAAGTCTTACCTGGTGCGGTATTTCTCCCAATGAAGGCGTAGGATTCGGTAACGGACCTCACGCTCCGTACCGTCAGAGCGAACGCAAGGAAAAAGGCATTTACCGTGAGTATGCCATGCAACTGGTTCATAACGGCCACGCTTATTATGCCTTCGACACCAAAGAGGAACTCGAAGAGATGCGCCAACGCATGGAAGCTGCAAAAATGCCTTCCTCCTACAACGCCGTAACGCGGCAGAACATGAAAAACTCTCTCACCCTCTCGGAGGATGAGGTAAAAAAGCGGCTGGAAAGTGGTTCTCCCTATGTTATCCGCATAAAGATTCCACGCAATGAGGAAGTTCGCGTACAGGATCTCATCCGTGGCTGGGTGGTGGTTCACAGCGGGCAGCTGGATGATAAGGTACTATTCAAAAGCGACGGGATGCCCACCTATCATCTGGCCAATGTGGTGGATGATTATCTGATGAAGATCACGCATGTGATCCGCGGCGAAGAATGGCTGCCCTCCGCCCCGCTTCATGTATTATTATATAAATACCTCGGCTGGGAAACGGTAATGCCTCAGTTCGCGCATTTGCCCCTGCTCCTGAGACCAGACGGCAACGGAAAGTTAAGCAAGCGCGACGGAGACCGCCTGGGCTTTCCGGTATTTCCTATCGACTGGAAAGATCCTGTGACCGGCGAAATGTCCTCCGGCTACAGAGAGAAAGGTTATTTTCCTGAGGCCTTCATCAATATGCTTGCATTACTTGGATGGCATCCCAGCGGCAACCAGGAACTCTTCAGCCTCGAAGAACTGTGCCGGGATTTTTCACTGGAGCGCGTAAGTAAAGCCGGAGCGAAGTTCGATGCGGAAAAAACAAAGTGGTTCAACCAGCAGTACCTCCGCAGGCACAGCACAGCAGCGCTTGCTTCCAGTTGGAAAAAGATACTGGATCAGAAAAATGTAATTGCCTCCGCCGGATATATTGAGTCGGTGGTAAAACTAATTCTCGAAAAGGCCTGTTTTGTAGAAGAATTCTGGAGTCTGGGAAGCTTCTTTTTTGAAGAACCTGCAAGTTGGGATTCTGAGGTGGTTAAAAAACGTCTCAACGACAAGTCAAAGGAATTCTTGCGAAGGTTCGCCGGAACACTTAGTGCACTCGGCGATTTCTCCGCTCCTTCCATAGAGCAGTGCTTCAAAAAAACCTGCGAGGAAAACAGCGTGAAAACCGGCGAGGTCATGCAATTGTTCAGAGTTTCGTTAAGCGGAATGGCCGGTGGTCCGGCATTGTTTGAAATGACTTCGCTGCTGGGAAAAGAAAAAGTACTTTTACGGATTCGCCACTTTCTTGAAAAGAACTGA
- the folB gene encoding dihydroneopterin aldolase has translation MGKIEVTGMEFYAYHGCMEEEARVGGKYLVDVTVEAGLGKAAETDSLRDTVDYVAIYSIAREEMAVRSRLIETVAGRMACRIKDLNGVHSGTVIIKKLSAPVGGVVHHVSVTFPF, from the coding sequence ATGGGTAAGATAGAAGTAACCGGAATGGAGTTTTATGCCTACCACGGCTGCATGGAGGAAGAAGCCCGCGTAGGCGGTAAATATCTTGTGGATGTTACGGTAGAGGCCGGCCTAGGCAAGGCAGCGGAAACCGACTCGCTCCGCGACACGGTAGATTATGTGGCCATCTATTCCATCGCCAGAGAAGAAATGGCTGTCCGGTCGCGTTTAATTGAAACCGTTGCCGGCCGTATGGCATGTAGAATAAAAGATCTTAATGGTGTGCACTCCGGCACAGTAATCATTAAAAAACTCAGCGCTCCTGTTGGAGGTGTTGTTCATCATGTATCTGTTACCTTCCCCTTTTAA
- a CDS encoding M42 family metallopeptidase produces MAINVKLLKQICEIAGAPGHEQRVRELVIREVKKLCDKVTVDNMGNVTAFKKGKKNKKVMIAAHMDEIAFMVTHIDDRGFLRFLPLGGFDPKTLTAQRVMVHGKKDLPGVMGSKPIHIMTAEERTKVVPITDYYIDLGLPRKEVEKYIKVGDTVTRERELIEMGNCVNCKSLDNRLSVFILIEVLRELKNSPYDVYAVFTVQEEVGIRGARVSALQIQPDFAFGLDVTLAVDVPGSKDHEVITHMGKGTAIKIMDGSVICDYRMVNYMRETAQKKKIPFQMEILPAGGTDTAGLQGMTAGGSIAGCISIPTRHIHQVIEMADKNDIRHSISLLKECLLGLDKYNWGFK; encoded by the coding sequence ATGGCTATCAACGTAAAACTTCTCAAGCAGATCTGTGAAATCGCCGGAGCGCCCGGGCACGAACAACGCGTGCGTGAACTGGTGATCCGCGAAGTAAAAAAACTTTGCGACAAAGTCACGGTAGATAATATGGGGAATGTTACCGCCTTCAAAAAAGGAAAGAAAAACAAAAAAGTGATGATTGCGGCACACATGGATGAGATTGCGTTCATGGTTACGCACATTGACGACAGGGGCTTTCTGCGTTTTCTTCCGTTGGGCGGCTTTGATCCAAAGACGCTTACTGCGCAACGTGTGATGGTACATGGGAAGAAGGATCTTCCGGGGGTAATGGGCTCCAAGCCCATCCATATCATGACCGCGGAAGAACGGACCAAAGTGGTACCCATCACGGATTATTACATTGATCTGGGACTGCCGAGGAAGGAGGTGGAAAAGTACATAAAAGTTGGGGATACAGTTACCCGCGAGCGGGAACTGATCGAAATGGGGAACTGCGTGAATTGTAAGTCGCTGGATAACCGGCTCAGCGTATTCATACTTATTGAGGTACTGCGCGAATTAAAAAATTCACCCTACGATGTGTATGCCGTATTCACCGTACAGGAGGAAGTGGGAATCCGCGGCGCCAGGGTTTCTGCACTTCAGATCCAACCTGACTTCGCATTTGGTCTGGATGTAACCCTTGCTGTAGATGTTCCCGGCTCAAAAGATCACGAAGTAATCACACACATGGGAAAGGGTACCGCCATTAAGATCATGGACGGTTCGGTGATCTGCGATTACCGGATGGTGAACTATATGCGCGAAACGGCACAAAAAAAGAAGATTCCCTTCCAGATGGAAATTTTACCGGCGGGCGGCACTGACACAGCGGGATTGCAGGGTATGACTGCCGGTGGAAGCATTGCAGGATGTATTTCCATTCCAACGCGGCATATACATCAGGTAATTGAAATGGCGGATAAGAACGACATCCGGCACAGCATCAGTCTTCTGAAGGAGTGTCTTTTGGGGCTGGATAAGTATAACTGGGGATTTAAATGA
- a CDS encoding thioredoxin family protein: MRNCILITMALFCGVAAAQNRAIQFETGTWKEILAKAKKENKLIMMDAYTTWCGPCKWMAKNVFTNDTVADFYNSSYVNAKFDMESGEGIELAKTYGVQAYPTFLFIDGSGKLVHRVCGSDSPQNFIQKGKDALKPELTLLWLEEKFNTSPGDAAIVAALFTALSDGCAPVGERVDKYFSHVKPEEFSSRFNWNMLYRHITSSASPAFVYLLKHQDEFGKKYTADSVSRKIQNVYERSFAKIARSKDKVALDAMEKEIRANMAGDADGIIWKGQIAYYSAVGDWTSFAAVTVKYVEKYAMENPSQLNSFAWKFYESVSDKAMLEHAARWAKKSVELDSKYYNNDTHASILYKLGRKADARAAALKALELGKEAGEDVKETENLLKKIEELK, from the coding sequence ATGAGAAATTGCATTTTAATTACGATGGCGTTGTTTTGCGGTGTAGCTGCGGCCCAGAACAGGGCAATACAGTTTGAAACCGGAACATGGAAGGAGATACTTGCAAAGGCAAAAAAGGAGAATAAGCTGATCATGATGGATGCGTACACAACATGGTGCGGACCATGCAAGTGGATGGCGAAGAATGTTTTTACGAACGACACAGTGGCAGACTTTTACAATTCCAGCTATGTGAACGCTAAATTTGACATGGAGAGTGGTGAGGGAATTGAGTTGGCAAAAACCTACGGAGTTCAGGCCTATCCCACCTTTCTTTTTATTGACGGTAGCGGGAAGCTGGTTCACCGGGTATGCGGATCTGATTCTCCGCAGAATTTTATTCAGAAAGGAAAAGACGCGCTGAAGCCGGAGCTTACCTTACTCTGGCTCGAGGAAAAGTTTAACACCAGCCCCGGCGATGCCGCTATTGTCGCAGCGCTGTTTACCGCATTGTCAGATGGATGTGCGCCGGTAGGAGAGCGGGTGGACAAGTATTTTTCCCATGTGAAGCCGGAGGAGTTTTCATCGCGTTTTAACTGGAATATGCTTTACAGGCATATTACCTCATCCGCTTCACCGGCGTTTGTTTACCTGTTGAAGCACCAGGATGAATTCGGAAAGAAGTACACTGCGGATTCGGTGAGCCGGAAGATTCAGAATGTATATGAACGAAGTTTTGCAAAAATTGCGCGCTCCAAAGATAAGGTGGCGCTGGACGCAATGGAGAAGGAAATCCGGGCGAACATGGCTGGCGATGCCGATGGAATTATCTGGAAAGGGCAGATTGCGTATTATAGCGCAGTCGGCGACTGGACATCCTTTGCTGCAGTAACGGTGAAATACGTTGAGAAATATGCAATGGAGAACCCCTCGCAGCTGAATTCGTTCGCCTGGAAGTTTTATGAGAGTGTGAGTGACAAAGCGATGCTGGAGCATGCAGCGCGTTGGGCAAAAAAATCTGTAGAGCTCGATAGTAAATATTACAATAACGACACCCATGCATCCATTCTGTACAAGCTGGGAAGAAAAGCTGACGCCAGGGCGGCAGCTTTAAAGGCTCTTGAGTTGGGAAAGGAGGCGGGGGAAGATGTGAAGGAAACTGAAAATCTTCTGAAGAAAATCGAGGAATTGAAATAG
- a CDS encoding SpoIIE family protein phosphatase, with amino-acid sequence MTPHLLLVLSALCLSLAPLRAQELKLRRITVNEGLPVNTINALAQDSLGFIWMGTPSGLVRYDGYSLTLFKNNPTDSFSLCHDGIRSFACGTGGELWIGTRNGLSRFHPSSGHFNNLSADSTRPEKLRDGNVSSLLFVRGQLWIGTMGGGISILDTSTGNIKHLPFQSVPSRHIRAIIADKTGSIWVATVENGVVCLNTEGKILKHFTTANGLNSNETRNIFADSKGTIWISCWNAGLNVYEPSSGQILSGKDSSSWLRHIRYSLVSSFTEDRQGRIWLATAEHGAGIWNPQSQKMIYTESDPDDPRSLSDKTTLSLLRDRSGLIWIGTWHGGACLFDPLAHLIRHYRASGKKTGTLASNVVWRFAEGKNGKIFLGTSRSLHEFDPVSGYASVIKTFPDGTDDVPTTNTIVQAILETETGDLWLGTNGAGVYFWDEKKKKFTCYTSTDQGGKFPYHTCYWIHRDLSGGVWFCTTGEGLAKYLPSTDTFETYSFSETDSNSLSSNILYYLLERPDGKFWLATSEGLDLFDPKTGKSTRMKPGNKEVRTLLSKGVYTFTYSQNGRLWIGTAGGMCSYQESANTYTIHTADAEGPGDAEIMGLTEDEEERLWISTNKGLYIMNMRQPAYRLLEPADGIQSRQFLLNAIYRDKQGRIYLGGVNGFNMIDPRTIAFNSTPAPVIFTKLTVMNEEVPQSKTISVLPEIEIAYSDYFFSLEFAALEFSDPARNRYKYFLEGLSKEWVELGTTRFVTFTNLSPGRYVLKVKACNNHGIWNEQQASLIIIIPPPFYMTWWFYTLCVLSLLAGIWYYIRRREKKLQEEKAYLENVVSVRTRELREEKEKVDVAHKDIKDSINYAKRIQEATLPLAAELKKSLADSFILFMPRDVVSGDFYWFQEKGDDVFIVAADCTGHGVPGALMSMIGSSLLAQIVNEKNIHQPGRILSALNEDLRKALKQHLADSETRDGMDIALIHLNRRSLAVSYAGANRPLYIIRKNIPEIEEVRASKFPIGGSGNEEKHFEEHHLQLKPGDTLYIFSDGYPDQFGGGTGKKFMTKNFKRLLMLNHARPMEEIHRQLREEFEIWKGEFEQVDDVLVIGIRA; translated from the coding sequence ATGACTCCGCACCTTTTGCTGGTTCTCAGCGCATTGTGTCTTTCCCTGGCTCCCCTCCGGGCACAGGAACTGAAATTGCGCCGGATTACAGTAAATGAAGGACTCCCGGTTAACACCATAAACGCCCTAGCACAGGACTCCCTTGGCTTTATCTGGATGGGAACACCATCCGGACTGGTTCGATACGACGGGTATAGCCTTACACTTTTTAAAAATAACCCAACGGATAGTTTTTCACTTTGCCATGACGGCATCCGCAGTTTTGCCTGTGGCACGGGTGGTGAACTCTGGATCGGAACCCGCAACGGACTCAGCCGTTTCCATCCTTCCTCCGGCCATTTTAATAATCTAAGCGCCGACAGTACACGGCCGGAAAAACTCAGAGACGGAAATGTCAGCTCATTGCTTTTTGTAAGAGGTCAGCTTTGGATCGGGACAATGGGAGGTGGGATCAGCATTCTGGATACTTCCACCGGCAATATAAAACATCTCCCCTTTCAGTCCGTTCCTTCCAGACATATACGTGCGATCATTGCCGATAAAACCGGGAGCATTTGGGTTGCCACTGTGGAGAACGGGGTCGTTTGCCTTAATACCGAAGGAAAAATCCTGAAACATTTCACCACCGCCAACGGACTTAACAGCAATGAAACCAGAAATATCTTTGCAGATTCCAAAGGAACTATCTGGATCTCCTGCTGGAATGCCGGACTGAATGTGTACGAACCTTCTTCCGGACAGATCCTCTCAGGCAAAGATTCCTCGTCCTGGCTTCGGCACATCCGGTATTCACTTGTTTCCTCCTTCACAGAAGATCGCCAGGGACGGATTTGGCTCGCTACTGCCGAACACGGTGCGGGCATCTGGAATCCGCAATCGCAGAAGATGATTTATACAGAAAGTGATCCGGACGACCCCCGCTCCCTGAGCGACAAAACCACGCTCTCACTGCTCCGTGACCGGTCGGGTCTGATTTGGATCGGAACCTGGCACGGAGGAGCCTGCCTCTTCGATCCGCTTGCACATCTTATCCGCCATTACCGGGCCAGCGGAAAAAAAACAGGCACCCTTGCTTCCAACGTAGTCTGGAGATTCGCTGAAGGAAAAAACGGGAAAATATTTCTTGGTACTTCCAGGTCGCTACATGAATTTGATCCCGTCAGCGGTTACGCCAGCGTTATAAAAACCTTTCCGGACGGAACGGACGATGTACCCACTACCAACACCATTGTGCAGGCGATTCTGGAAACGGAGACCGGGGATCTGTGGCTGGGAACCAACGGCGCCGGAGTTTATTTCTGGGATGAGAAAAAAAAGAAATTCACCTGTTACACCTCCACCGACCAGGGAGGAAAATTCCCTTATCACACCTGTTACTGGATCCATCGCGATCTTTCAGGCGGAGTCTGGTTTTGTACCACGGGAGAAGGATTGGCGAAATACCTGCCTTCCACGGATACATTTGAAACGTATTCCTTTTCAGAAACCGATAGCAACAGCCTTAGCAGTAATATCCTTTATTATCTGCTGGAGCGCCCCGACGGAAAGTTCTGGCTGGCAACCTCTGAAGGCCTTGATCTGTTTGATCCCAAAACCGGGAAGTCCACCCGTATGAAACCCGGCAACAAAGAAGTCCGCACATTGCTCTCCAAAGGTGTATATACATTCACGTATAGTCAGAACGGCCGCCTCTGGATCGGTACAGCCGGAGGCATGTGCAGTTATCAGGAGTCTGCCAATACCTACACTATCCATACCGCAGACGCCGAAGGGCCGGGAGATGCCGAAATCATGGGGCTTACCGAAGACGAAGAGGAACGTCTCTGGATAAGCACAAACAAAGGATTATATATCATGAATATGCGTCAACCGGCTTACCGTTTATTGGAACCCGCCGACGGAATTCAAAGCCGGCAGTTTCTTCTGAATGCCATTTACAGAGATAAGCAAGGCCGTATTTACCTCGGAGGAGTAAACGGTTTCAACATGATTGATCCGCGAACCATTGCGTTCAATAGCACACCCGCTCCTGTGATCTTCACGAAACTTACCGTGATGAACGAAGAAGTGCCCCAATCAAAAACAATCTCCGTACTTCCTGAAATTGAAATCGCCTATTCCGATTACTTCTTTTCACTGGAATTCGCCGCCTTGGAATTTTCCGATCCGGCGCGCAACCGGTATAAGTATTTTCTGGAAGGACTCAGCAAAGAATGGGTTGAACTGGGTACTACCCGTTTTGTCACTTTTACAAATCTGAGTCCCGGCCGCTACGTTTTAAAAGTAAAAGCATGCAATAATCACGGTATCTGGAACGAACAACAAGCCAGCCTGATTATCATTATACCTCCGCCCTTTTATATGACCTGGTGGTTTTATACACTTTGCGTACTGAGCCTGCTGGCGGGGATATGGTATTATATACGCCGGCGGGAGAAAAAATTACAGGAAGAAAAGGCCTATCTTGAAAACGTAGTGTCGGTACGCACCCGGGAGCTGCGCGAAGAAAAAGAAAAAGTAGATGTAGCGCATAAAGATATTAAAGACAGCATCAACTACGCGAAGAGAATACAGGAAGCCACACTTCCACTGGCAGCTGAATTAAAGAAAAGCCTGGCAGATTCCTTTATTCTGTTCATGCCGCGCGATGTGGTGAGCGGCGATTTTTACTGGTTCCAGGAAAAAGGAGACGACGTTTTCATTGTGGCGGCCGATTGTACCGGACACGGGGTGCCCGGTGCGCTGATGAGCATGATCGGATCTTCCCTCCTTGCCCAAATCGTTAATGAGAAAAATATCCACCAGCCGGGGCGCATTCTTTCGGCGCTGAATGAAGACCTCCGAAAAGCGCTTAAACAACACCTCGCAGATTCTGAAACCCGGGACGGGATGGACATCGCTCTCATCCATCTGAACAGGCGTTCACTGGCTGTATCATATGCCGGAGCCAACCGACCATTGTACATCATCCGGAAAAATATTCCGGAGATCGAAGAGGTCCGTGCGAGTAAGTTTCCTATCGGCGGATCCGGTAATGAAGAAAAGCATTTTGAAGAACATCATCTACAGTTGAAACCCGGAGACACCTTATATATATTCTCCGACGGATACCCGGACCAGTTCGGAGGTGGCACAGGGAAGAAATTCATGACCAAGAATTTCAAGCGCCTGCTCATGCTTAATCATGCCCGGCCCATGGAAGAAATCCACCGGCAGCTACGGGAAGAATTCGAAATCTGGAAAGGCGAATTCGAGCAGGTAGATGATGTGCTGGTGATTGGGATCCGCGCCTAA